The Primulina huaijiensis isolate GDHJ02 chromosome 12, ASM1229523v2, whole genome shotgun sequence genome has a window encoding:
- the LOC140989234 gene encoding RNA polymerase sigma factor sigE, chloroplastic/mitochondrial-like, with amino-acid sequence MGVVTISSSAARNPFGLNSRISSRIAVAKRPVIISFKTDKSKNTALVAPPKSLSLPVETDQGNEKTLRKGKRPSERVHAASLDEASSSTLDQLDYNEAAAKLENLFKQSHATTLSDNEVKDHVAKRRRPMRKRIGEDMVDMEKKKAAESFVLSFRKKDKRLSLEKRIALRCRKESESLGSSQKRKLGKNYDNEKIDRLVREYSSSTHLVSLDWKKMQIPPVLSSSEHSWLFKLMQTMKEILQVKETLQNDLQRDVTDEELAQAINMGITHLRKRLEVGRAARSKLIKHNLRLVLFAMNKYFHDLANGSRFQDLCQAGVKGLITAIDRFEPKRNFRLSTYGLFWIRHAIVRSMTLSSFTKVSFGLESIRAEIQKAKQELLFELQRLPTEKEIIDRVGISPERYHEVMRVSKPIYSLNARNRVTQEELIDGIEDGIEGDKRSQPALLRLALDDVLDSLKPKESLVIRQRYGLDGRGDRTLGEIAGNLNISREMVRKHEVKALMKLKHPARVDYLQRYFFK; translated from the exons ATGGGAGTTGTGACTATTTCTAGTTCAGCTGCACGAAATCCGTTTGGATTGAACTCAAGAATTTCATCTCGCATAGCAGTAGCGAAAAGGCCAGTAATAATATCTTTCAAAACTGATAAAAGTAAAAATACAGCTTTAGTTGCGCCACCAAAATCACTCTCTTTACCTGTTGAGACTGACCAAGGAAATGAAAAGACCTTAAGAAAGGGGAAAAGGCCTTCAGAAAGAGTGCACGCTGCGTCTCTTGATGAAGCCTCCTCCAGTACTTTAGATCAGTTGGATTACAATGAAGCTGCAGCTAAATTAGAGAATTTATTCAAACAAAGCCATGCGACAACTTTGTCTGACAATGAAGTTAAAGATCATGTGGCTAAAAGAAGGCGGCCAATGAGGAAGAGGATTGGAGAAGATATGGTGGACATGGAGAAGAAGAAAGCTGCTGAAAGTTTTGTTCTAAGTTTTAGGAAGAAAGATAAGAGATTGAGTCTTGAGAAGAGGATTGCATTGAGATGTAGGAAAGAAAGTGAAAGTCTTGGATCGTCTCAGAAAAGGAAACTTGGTAAAAATTATGATAATGAGAAGATCGATAGGCTTGTGAGGGAGTATTCATCTTCCACCCACTTGGTCAGCTTAGATTGGAAGAAAATGCAGATTCCTCCCGTTCTTTCTTCATCTGAGCATAGTTGGCTGTTTAAGCTGATGCAAACAATGAAG GAAATTCTACAAGTAAAGGAGACTCTACAGAATGATTTACAAAGAGATGTAACGGATGAAGAATTAGCACAAGCGATAAATATGGGCATCACTCATCTGAGAAAACGTTTGGAAGTTGGTCGTGCAGCCAGAAGCAAGTTGATCAAG CATAACCTCCGTTTGGTTTTATTTGCAATGAACAAATATTTCCATGACTTGGCAAATGGTTCAAGATTCCAAGACCTCTGTCAGGCTGGAGTGAAGGGTCTTATAACCGCTATTGATCGCTTTGAGCCAAAAAGGAACTTCCGTCTCTCAACATATGGGCTCTTTTGGATCAGACATGCCATCGTCCGTTCTATGACACTTTCAAGCTTCACAAAGGTTTCCTTTGGCCTTGAGTCG ATTAGAGCAGAAATCCAGAAGGCAAAACAAGAGTTGTTGTTTGAGCTTCAGAGATTGCCAACAGAGAAAGAAATCATAGACAGAGTTGGTATATCTCCTGAAAGATACCATGAAGTGATGAGAGTGTCAAAGCCCATTTATTCTCTGAATGCACGAAACAGGGTAACTCAAGAAGAATTGATCGATggcattgaagatggtattgaAGGAGATAAAAGAAGTCAACCTGCGCTTCTCAGGCTTGCCCTGGATGATGTG CTTGATTCTTTGAAACCAAAGGAGAGTCTGGTAATTAGACAGCGGTACGGCCTCGATGGCAGAGGAGATAGAACACTCGGGGAAATTGCAGGAAACTTGAATATTTCGAGAGAAATGGTCAGAAAACATGAAGTAAAGGCCCTCATGAAACTCAAGCATCCAGCTCGAGTTGATTATCTTCAACGTTACTTTTTCAAATGA